The following are from one region of the Flavimobilis soli genome:
- a CDS encoding ROK family protein, giving the protein MSTDALVALDVGGTSIRGELLRPARDAGEVVDLEVLERVLADTPRGGAEPDGDAILDEIERVCKALLDSATSHRVSVGAVGVAVPGVVDTAAGAVHLAGNLGWRDVPVAAELSARLGVPVRVHHDVACAGLAERTLGAGRGVRDLLAVFIGTGIAATLTVAGMPVTGGHHAGELGHVPVREPGLPCPCGQTGCLEVYASARAIGRAYAAATGRDDVTSRDVVAALGTDPAADAVWDDALDALAHALLGAITLLGTERIVLGGGLSLAGDALVAPLRERLLARARVAVVPDIVTAGLGPRAGVVGAALATLG; this is encoded by the coding sequence GTGAGCACCGACGCGCTCGTCGCCCTCGACGTCGGCGGCACGAGCATCCGCGGCGAGCTGCTCCGCCCCGCGCGGGACGCCGGAGAGGTCGTCGACCTCGAGGTCCTCGAGCGCGTGCTCGCGGACACCCCGCGCGGAGGCGCGGAGCCCGACGGCGACGCGATCCTCGACGAGATCGAACGCGTCTGCAAGGCCCTCCTCGACTCCGCGACGTCGCACCGCGTCTCCGTCGGCGCGGTCGGCGTCGCGGTACCGGGCGTCGTCGACACCGCCGCAGGCGCCGTGCACCTCGCCGGGAACCTCGGCTGGCGCGACGTCCCCGTCGCCGCCGAGCTCTCGGCACGCCTCGGCGTGCCCGTCCGGGTCCACCACGACGTCGCGTGCGCCGGCCTCGCCGAACGCACCCTCGGCGCGGGCCGCGGCGTGCGCGACCTCCTCGCCGTCTTCATCGGCACCGGCATCGCCGCGACCCTGACCGTCGCGGGCATGCCCGTCACGGGCGGGCACCACGCGGGCGAGCTCGGGCACGTCCCCGTCCGCGAGCCCGGGCTGCCCTGCCCGTGCGGGCAGACCGGCTGCCTCGAGGTGTACGCGTCCGCACGCGCGATCGGCCGGGCCTACGCCGCCGCGACCGGCCGCGACGACGTGACGTCGCGCGACGTCGTCGCTGCCCTCGGCACCGACCCTGCCGCCGACGCCGTGTGGGACGACGCGCTCGACGCCCTCGCCCACGCACTCCTCGGCGCCATCACCCTCCTCGGCACCGAACGCATCGTCCTCGGCGGCGGCCTGTCCCTCGCAGGCGACGCGCTCGTCGCGCCGCTGCGCGAACGGCTCCTCGCCCGGGCGCGCGTCGCCGTCGTCCCCGACATCGTCACCGCGGGCCTCGGGCCGCGCGCAGGAGTCGTGGGCGCGGCGCTCGCGACGCTCGGTTGA